The Neoarius graeffei isolate fNeoGra1 chromosome 12, fNeoGra1.pri, whole genome shotgun sequence genome window below encodes:
- the LOC132894825 gene encoding LOW QUALITY PROTEIN: fibroblast growth factor 1-like (The sequence of the model RefSeq protein was modified relative to this genomic sequence to represent the inferred CDS: substituted 1 base at 1 genomic stop codon) gives MTDGVPVEGVSVEGVSVLLGPSPFGAKAPSYNLLKQVYCRNGGQFLCVFPGGVVEGIRQSDAYIVLKVTAAVSAGLVIIRGHEAGRYLAMDRSGKLYISDEXIHGMKKLEENHYNTYSSHKHQEHGVWYVGIKKNGQMKRGPNTHQGQKAVCFLPVPAQ, from the exons ATGACAGATGGGGTCCCTGTGGAGGGGGTTTCTGTGGAGGGGGTCTCTGTACTTCTTGGTCCGTCGCCGTTTGGTGCCAAAGCACCAAGTTACAACCTGTTAAAGCAGGTTTACTGCAGGAATGGAGGCCAGTTCCTGTGCGTGTTCCCAGGAGGAGTGGTGGAGGGAATCCGGCAGAGTGATGCTTACA TTGTGTTAAAGGTGACAGCAGCAGTGAGCGCAGGTCTGGTGATCATCCGAGGTCACGAGGCGGGGCGTTACCTGGCCATGGACAGAAGCGGAAAACTTTACATTAGTGATGAGTGAATTCATGGCATGA AGAAGCTGGAGGAGAACCATTACAACACGTACAGTTCACACAAACACCAGGAGCACGGAGTCTGGTATGTGGGCATTAAGAAAAATGGGCAGATGAAAAGAGGTCCGAACACCCACCAGGGCCAGAAGGCGGTCTGCTTCCTGCCTGTTCCAGCACAGTGA